The Halanaerobium praevalens DSM 2228 genome contains a region encoding:
- a CDS encoding sodium-dependent transporter, producing the protein MERENWTSRLGFILAASGSAIGLGNIWRFPFVTGTNGGAIFILIYLASILFIGYPILVSEMSFGRFTSKNPIGAFKKIAPKTAWPWVGALGVLSGFTILSYYSVVAGWGMAYIVKSINFTAESNFPAIFSTHISSLAEPILWHGIFMFLTIAVIGAGVVNGIQRLVKVLMPILFVIMFLLIIRSVTLEGAAAGLEFYLKPDFSAITFQTFTDAISQAFFTLSLGMGAIITYGSYLSEKESINESAGYVLIFDTAVALLAGFAIFPAVFAFGLDPASGPGLTFITLPAVFTQMPFGIFFSVIFFLLLTIAALTSSISMLEVVVSFLIDEYNWQRKKASYLMGFLIFLVGIPPLLGYSSFSNFSFLGMDVLDTYDWFSNYILLPGCGILTSIFVGHIWGIENLTKEANKNSRFKMGSIYALLLKYIVPAVVLFMMIFNIYQTV; encoded by the coding sequence ATGGAAAGAGAAAATTGGACCTCTAGATTAGGTTTTATCTTAGCCGCATCTGGGTCTGCTATAGGTTTAGGTAATATTTGGCGTTTTCCTTTTGTTACTGGTACAAATGGAGGCGCAATTTTTATTTTAATTTATTTAGCTTCTATTTTGTTTATTGGTTATCCAATTTTAGTTTCAGAAATGTCATTTGGACGTTTTACTTCGAAAAATCCAATTGGTGCTTTTAAAAAAATTGCTCCAAAAACTGCCTGGCCTTGGGTTGGTGCCCTAGGTGTTTTATCTGGCTTTACTATTTTAAGCTATTATTCGGTAGTAGCTGGTTGGGGAATGGCTTATATTGTTAAATCAATAAATTTTACCGCAGAAAGTAATTTTCCCGCTATTTTTTCAACTCACATTAGTAGTTTAGCTGAACCAATTTTATGGCATGGGATTTTTATGTTTTTAACAATCGCAGTTATTGGTGCAGGTGTGGTTAATGGTATTCAAAGATTAGTTAAGGTTTTGATGCCTATTTTATTTGTAATAATGTTTTTGTTAATTATTCGTTCTGTTACACTTGAAGGTGCAGCTGCTGGGCTTGAATTTTATTTAAAACCAGATTTTTCTGCAATTACTTTTCAAACTTTTACTGATGCAATATCTCAAGCCTTTTTCACTTTAAGTCTTGGAATGGGAGCTATTATTACTTATGGAAGTTATTTAAGTGAAAAAGAAAGTATTAATGAAAGTGCAGGCTATGTTCTAATTTTTGATACAGCAGTAGCTTTATTAGCAGGATTTGCTATTTTTCCAGCAGTTTTTGCTTTTGGATTAGATCCAGCATCTGGACCTGGTTTAACCTTTATTACCTTACCTGCTGTTTTTACCCAAATGCCTTTTGGTATCTTTTTTTCTGTTATATTTTTTCTACTTTTAACAATTGCTGCTCTAACATCTTCAATTTCAATGCTTGAAGTCGTAGTTTCATTTTTAATTGATGAATATAATTGGCAGAGGAAAAAAGCATCATATTTAATGGGCTTTTTAATTTTTCTAGTTGGAATCCCACCATTGCTGGGTTATAGTTCTTTTTCTAATTTTAGTTTTTTAGGAATGGATGTTTTAGATACCTATGATTGGTTCTCTAATTATATTTTGTTACCTGGTTGTGGCATTTTAACTTCCATTTTTGTAGGCCATATTTGGGGCATAGAAAATCTAACTAAAGAAGCAAATAAAAATAGTCGTTTTAAAATGGGAAGTATTTATGCTTTACTCTTAAAATACATTGTACCAGCAGTTGTTTTATTTATGATGATTTTTAATATTTATCAAACAGTTTAA
- a CDS encoding DUF5320 domain-containing protein: MPRGDRKGPAGSGAMTGRALGYCVGNDQAGYKVNSVSPRAGRGRGFRNQFGCANRGLKRGYRNRANDFEVEKSQLNNLENMVNDLASELENIKNKLNN; encoded by the coding sequence ATGCCAAGAGGAGATAGAAAAGGTCCAGCTGGTTCAGGAGCAATGACAGGTAGAGCATTAGGTTATTGTGTTGGTAATGATCAAGCTGGTTATAAAGTTAATTCAGTTTCTCCAAGAGCTGGTAGAGGTAGAGGCTTTAGAAATCAATTTGGATGTGCTAATAGAGGTTTAAAAAGAGGATACAGAAATCGTGCGAATGATTTTGAAGTTGAAAAATCTCAATTAAATAACTTAGAAAATATGGTTAATGATCTTGCCTCTGAATTAGAAAATATAAAAAATAAGTTAAATAATTAA
- a CDS encoding NifB/NifX family molybdenum-iron cluster-binding protein, with the protein MKIIIPAVEFGDLKSKIHANFGRANYFALINSENDQVEFIKNEAAAKKSGAGIAAAQLCADQGVDLVTAYHFGPKATKALKTAGIKMLELEDQKLIKDVYNEPEIAKIIDSKK; encoded by the coding sequence ATGAAAATAATTATACCTGCAGTTGAATTTGGTGATTTAAAAAGTAAAATACACGCTAATTTTGGGAGGGCAAATTATTTTGCTTTAATAAATAGTGAAAATGATCAAGTTGAATTTATAAAAAATGAAGCAGCTGCTAAAAAAAGTGGAGCTGGAATTGCTGCTGCCCAATTGTGTGCTGATCAAGGTGTAGATTTAGTTACAGCTTATCATTTTGGGCCTAAGGCAACTAAAGCTTTAAAAACAGCTGGCATAAAAATGTTAGAATTAGAAGACCAAAAATTAATTAAAGATGTCTATAATGAGCCAGAGATAGCAAAAATAATTGATTCAAAAAAATAA
- a CDS encoding ATP-binding protein gives MKEITIISGKGGTGKTTFTANLASLLDNLVLGDCDVDAPNLHLLLNPVNKSKEIYKGAKLAVKNQWICIDCGKCYDHCRYNAITVNDFEVKKLKCEGCGVCVEVCPTKALKLEAVATGNIYQAESQFGDMVHARLFPGADTSGKLVSEVKKKTAEIAKKKEKDWILIDGSPGIGCPVIASLNGSDLAILVTEPTLSGFSDLKRVVEVVKHFKIQAALVINKYDLNKEISEKIISYSQKEDIQFLTKIPYSKVIVDSLKRGEFFVDNDQDLRQKMIKVKRYLTTKMGVI, from the coding sequence ATGAAAGAAATAACAATAATTAGTGGTAAAGGTGGAACTGGAAAGACTACTTTTACAGCTAATTTGGCCTCATTATTAGATAATTTAGTTCTGGGTGATTGTGATGTTGATGCTCCTAACTTACATTTATTATTAAATCCAGTTAATAAAAGTAAAGAAATATATAAAGGAGCAAAATTGGCAGTTAAAAATCAATGGATTTGTATAGACTGTGGTAAATGTTATGATCATTGTCGATATAATGCAATAACTGTGAATGATTTTGAAGTTAAAAAATTAAAATGTGAGGGTTGTGGGGTTTGTGTAGAGGTTTGTCCTACAAAAGCGCTTAAACTTGAAGCTGTTGCAACAGGAAATATTTATCAGGCAGAGAGTCAGTTTGGGGATATGGTTCATGCTCGTTTATTTCCAGGTGCTGATACTTCGGGTAAGTTAGTTAGTGAAGTTAAGAAAAAAACTGCAGAAATTGCTAAGAAAAAAGAAAAGGATTGGATTTTAATTGATGGATCACCAGGAATCGGTTGTCCTGTTATTGCATCTTTAAATGGATCAGATTTAGCTATTTTAGTAACTGAACCAACTTTATCAGGATTTTCTGATTTAAAAAGAGTAGTAGAAGTTGTAAAACACTTTAAAATTCAAGCTGCTCTTGTAATTAATAAGTATGATTTAAATAAAGAAATTAGCGAAAAAATAATTTCTTATTCTCAAAAGGAAGATATTCAATTTTTAACTAAAATACCTTATAGCAAAGTTATTGTGGATTCTTTAAAAAGAGGAGAATTTTTTGTTGATAATGATCAAGATTTACGTCAAAAAATGATTAAAGTAAAAAGATATTTAACTACAAAAATGGGGGTAATTTAA
- the rlmD gene encoding 23S rRNA (uracil(1939)-C(5))-methyltransferase RlmD: protein MDLCVHYDNCGGCSSQEVPYLEQLETKKNKILEIFKEKNIECENFEGILASPDIYEYRNNMEFSFGDLKKGGKLQLGMHPRGKRFDVITVDQCLLVDQDFRNILSTILNYCRKNEFKKYHIKLRTGFLRNLVIRKGINTGEVIANLITTSQVKHDFSDLTESLKSLDLKGELVGFVQTINDDFSDQVKCEDLKIYHGRNYFYDKLLKNKFKINSLSFFQTNTKGAELLYAEAKKYISNAQNKIVYDLYCGAGTIAQSIAAGADQIYGIEIDKNAANQASENADLNNVKNTKYLAGDVLKKINEIEKAADLLIIDPPRPGINPKALKKIAKIGAPEILYISCNPKSLAIDLKELENYNYKLEKFKAVDMFPHTKHVEMISLLKKISN from the coding sequence ATGGATTTATGTGTACATTATGATAATTGTGGAGGCTGTTCTAGCCAAGAAGTACCTTATTTAGAACAACTCGAAACTAAGAAAAACAAAATTTTAGAAATTTTTAAGGAAAAGAATATAGAATGCGAGAATTTCGAAGGTATTTTAGCAAGTCCTGATATTTATGAATATCGTAATAATATGGAATTTAGTTTTGGTGATTTAAAAAAAGGAGGAAAATTACAACTTGGAATGCATCCAAGAGGTAAACGTTTTGATGTAATTACTGTTGATCAATGTCTTTTAGTTGATCAAGATTTTAGAAATATTTTAAGCACTATTTTAAATTACTGTAGAAAAAATGAGTTTAAAAAATATCATATAAAACTAAGAACAGGTTTTTTACGTAATCTAGTGATTAGAAAGGGAATTAATACTGGAGAAGTTATAGCTAATTTAATTACTACTAGCCAAGTTAAACATGATTTTAGTGATTTAACAGAAAGTTTAAAATCTCTCGATTTAAAAGGTGAACTTGTTGGTTTTGTTCAAACTATAAATGATGATTTTTCAGATCAGGTAAAATGTGAAGATTTAAAGATTTATCACGGCCGAAATTATTTCTATGATAAATTATTAAAGAACAAATTTAAAATCAATTCTCTCTCCTTTTTTCAAACTAATACTAAAGGAGCAGAATTATTGTATGCTGAAGCTAAAAAGTATATTAGTAATGCTCAAAACAAAATTGTTTATGACCTCTATTGTGGAGCAGGAACTATTGCCCAGTCTATTGCTGCTGGAGCTGATCAGATTTATGGGATTGAAATTGATAAAAATGCTGCTAATCAGGCCTCAGAAAATGCTGATTTAAATAATGTCAAAAATACTAAATATTTAGCTGGTGATGTTTTGAAAAAAATAAATGAAATCGAAAAAGCAGCTGATCTTTTAATTATTGATCCACCAAGACCAGGTATTAATCCAAAAGCACTAAAGAAAATTGCTAAAATTGGGGCACCAGAGATTTTGTATATTTCTTGTAACCCTAAAAGTTTAGCAATTGATTTAAAAGAATTAGAGAATTATAATTATAAATTAGAAAAGTTTAAAGCAGTTGATATGTTTCCACATACCAAACACGTAGAAATGATTAGTCTGTTAAAAAAAATTAGTAATTAA
- a CDS encoding Mrp/NBP35 family ATP-binding protein translates to MYDVKNEQIILEHGSINKGIIAVASGKGGVGKSTVTVNLATALAKLDYKVGIIDADVRGFSVPRILGVTDKPKAVSESEIIPPEVKGIKVISMGSFVGENEAVIWRAPLLGGALEQFFKDVRWGELDYLLLDLPPGTGDMPLNIMQKVPHAQTLVVTTPQVTATKVAGRIGAMAEKMEHDVLGVVENMAYYKCQECGNKDYIFGENGGQNLADFMETELLGQLPLISEVRRRSDSGQPIVFDDPEADISKEFIKIAKKLAEKKGGFDENLKPLSLKK, encoded by the coding sequence ATGTATGATGTAAAAAATGAGCAAATTATATTAGAACATGGTTCAATTAATAAAGGAATTATCGCTGTAGCTAGTGGTAAGGGTGGAGTTGGTAAATCTACTGTTACAGTTAATCTGGCTACTGCACTTGCTAAATTAGATTATAAGGTTGGAATTATAGATGCAGATGTTAGAGGGTTTAGTGTACCCCGAATTTTAGGTGTTACAGATAAGCCAAAAGCAGTTAGTGAATCTGAAATTATTCCACCTGAGGTTAAAGGAATTAAAGTTATTTCTATGGGATCTTTTGTAGGAGAAAATGAAGCTGTTATTTGGAGAGCACCATTACTAGGCGGAGCTTTAGAACAATTTTTCAAAGATGTTCGCTGGGGAGAATTAGATTATCTGTTATTAGATTTACCTCCTGGTACAGGAGATATGCCTTTAAATATAATGCAAAAAGTTCCTCATGCCCAAACTTTGGTAGTTACTACTCCTCAAGTTACAGCAACTAAAGTAGCTGGTAGAATTGGAGCTATGGCTGAAAAAATGGAACATGATGTTTTAGGTGTTGTTGAAAATATGGCTTATTACAAGTGCCAAGAATGTGGTAATAAAGACTATATTTTTGGTGAAAATGGAGGTCAAAATTTAGCAGATTTTATGGAAACTGAACTTTTAGGCCAATTACCCCTAATTTCTGAAGTAAGACGCCGTAGTGACTCAGGTCAACCAATTGTTTTTGATGATCCAGAAGCAGATATTTCAAAAGAATTTATTAAAATTGCTAAAAAATTAGCAGAAAAAAAGGGTGGTTTTGATGAAAATTTAAAGCCACTTAGTTTAAAAAAATAA
- the mnmH gene encoding tRNA 2-selenouridine(34) synthase MnmH, with amino-acid sequence MRKERIITYKKSLELENSIYIDVRTNSEYQEATIPGAVNIELLNDQQRKKIGTIYKKQSPKKAKLKGVELVSPKIPALIAEVNELAKSYDNLIMFCARGGLRSKSLAEFSDLAGIEVYRLEGGYKNYRHYIMHKLANYKFKAKIAVLHGNTGVGKTYILKEMEKMGANIVDLEGIANHRGSAFGSIGLNQPYNQKYFESLLWQELKNKDQQDGVIFVEAESRRVGHSVIPEFFYKKMKAGDDLLIKAKMAKRVDNIYLEYIKDIETNKENFRERVLESLTAIKKYLIKKAGKKNYFKLLDLAEKSNFKKLTKILLAEYYDPMYEHSQAKIDNYKIKIEAENIKHAAQEIVNFYGI; translated from the coding sequence ATGAGAAAAGAAAGAATAATAACTTATAAGAAAAGTTTAGAATTAGAAAATAGTATTTATATCGATGTAAGAACAAATTCAGAATATCAAGAGGCAACTATACCAGGAGCAGTTAATATTGAATTACTTAATGATCAACAAAGAAAAAAAATAGGAACTATTTATAAAAAACAAAGTCCTAAAAAGGCAAAATTAAAAGGGGTAGAATTAGTTTCTCCAAAAATTCCAGCTTTAATTGCTGAGGTTAATGAACTAGCTAAAAGCTATGATAATTTAATTATGTTTTGTGCAAGAGGTGGTTTGAGAAGTAAAAGTTTAGCAGAATTTTCTGATTTAGCAGGTATTGAAGTTTATAGATTAGAAGGTGGTTATAAAAACTATCGCCATTATATTATGCATAAATTAGCAAACTATAAATTCAAAGCTAAAATAGCAGTTTTACATGGCAATACAGGAGTTGGCAAAACTTATATTTTAAAAGAAATGGAAAAAATGGGAGCAAATATTGTCGATTTAGAAGGAATTGCTAATCACCGTGGATCTGCTTTTGGGAGTATTGGTTTAAATCAACCTTATAACCAAAAATATTTTGAATCTCTTCTCTGGCAAGAACTAAAAAATAAGGATCAGCAAGATGGAGTTATTTTTGTTGAAGCCGAAAGTAGAAGGGTTGGTCATTCGGTTATTCCTGAGTTTTTTTATAAAAAAATGAAAGCTGGGGATGATTTATTAATTAAGGCTAAAATGGCCAAAAGAGTAGACAATATTTATTTAGAATATATAAAAGATATTGAAACAAATAAAGAAAATTTTAGAGAGAGAGTTTTAGAGTCTTTAACTGCAATAAAAAAATATTTAATTAAAAAAGCAGGCAAAAAAAATTATTTCAAGCTTTTAGATTTAGCTGAAAAATCAAATTTTAAAAAACTAACTAAAATACTTCTTGCAGAATATTATGACCCAATGTATGAACATTCTCAAGCAAAAATTGATAATTATAAAATTAAAATCGAAGCTGAAAATATTAAGCACGCAGCCCAAGAAATTGTAAATTTTTATGGGATTTAA
- a CDS encoding manganese efflux pump, whose product MAFDAAGVTMAIGCGTKTNLKEKLEIIFSFGFFQFAFALFGGIIGNYIDANFFRISNYFSGTIIIFLGFILLREGYKNGEECIYRKLNFWTLIVLGISVSIDALGAGFSLLFKLNYLLILKDSFIIGLIAALMTFAAFKIINYIKCIALVEKYADYLGGIILILIGINILFI is encoded by the coding sequence TTGGCGTTTGATGCAGCAGGAGTAACTATGGCTATTGGTTGTGGTACTAAAACAAATTTAAAAGAAAAATTAGAAATAATTTTTTCTTTTGGATTTTTCCAATTTGCTTTTGCTTTATTTGGTGGAATAATAGGAAACTATATTGATGCTAATTTTTTTAGAATTTCTAATTATTTTAGTGGTACTATTATTATTTTTTTAGGATTTATTTTACTTAGAGAAGGTTATAAAAATGGAGAAGAGTGCATTTATCGAAAATTAAATTTTTGGACACTAATTGTACTTGGAATTAGTGTTAGTATTGATGCTTTAGGAGCTGGTTTTTCTTTACTTTTTAAATTGAATTACTTACTTATTCTAAAAGATTCTTTCATTATAGGTTTAATAGCAGCCTTAATGACTTTTGCTGCTTTTAAAATAATTAATTATATTAAATGTATTGCCTTAGTTGAAAAATATGCTGATTATTTAGGTGGAATTATTTTAATATTAATTGGAATTAATATTTTATTTATTTAA
- a CDS encoding HutP family protein has translation MEANSLKTAKSAIKMSISSRSEEKKLKKEFAKKDINTAAVDFGGEFNSSVPEIIERAVIAAKRENIIEASHTDQGAVAGAAHDALSQMMPRTIGLNVGGKIGIARSGEHIVVAIFFGVGMFNLDEVTVGLGHRSLK, from the coding sequence ATGGAAGCTAATAGTTTAAAAACAGCAAAATCTGCTATTAAAATGTCAATTTCAAGTCGGAGTGAAGAAAAAAAATTAAAAAAAGAATTTGCTAAAAAAGATATAAATACTGCTGCGGTTGATTTTGGTGGTGAATTTAATAGTTCAGTTCCCGAAATTATTGAAAGAGCAGTAATTGCAGCTAAAAGAGAAAATATTATTGAAGCTTCTCATACTGATCAAGGAGCAGTTGCTGGAGCAGCTCATGATGCTTTAAGTCAAATGATGCCTAGAACTATAGGGTTAAATGTTGGTGGTAAAATTGGTATTGCTCGAAGTGGAGAACATATAGTAGTTGCAATATTTTTTGGAGTAGGGATGTTTAATCTAGATGAAGTAACTGTAGGACTTGGTCACCGCTCTCTAAAATAA
- a CDS encoding ABC transporter substrate-binding protein, with amino-acid sequence MKNKILFIMFLVFALILGLSLAVGAAEYQIGISQFVEHPALDAAREGFIEGLFESGFKEKEVKFLIQNAQADMPTAHSIAQKFKNSNLDLVLAIATPNAQAAANVISQTPILFTAVTDPVKAGIVNSMELPGSNLTGTTDLNPVIEQIKLIREFIPEIKNLGVLYNPGEINSVVQIDLVKQITDKLEIKLHQGTVSNSSEVSLATSALIGNVEAIYIPTDNIIVSALPSVLKLTNQNKIPVFASENAHVKQGAVATLGIDYRLLGKQTGKMAAKILKGEKTAKMAVESSNKLKLYLNTKAAEKLKIKIPEAVLKRADIIYNK; translated from the coding sequence ATGAAAAATAAGATTTTATTTATTATGTTTCTAGTATTTGCTTTAATTTTAGGCTTAAGTTTAGCAGTAGGGGCAGCAGAATATCAAATTGGAATTTCACAATTTGTTGAACATCCAGCTCTAGACGCAGCACGTGAAGGTTTTATAGAAGGGCTTTTTGAATCTGGATTCAAAGAAAAAGAAGTTAAATTCTTAATTCAAAATGCTCAAGCAGATATGCCAACAGCTCACTCTATTGCTCAAAAATTTAAGAATTCAAATTTGGATTTAGTCTTAGCAATTGCAACTCCAAATGCTCAAGCCGCTGCAAATGTTATTAGTCAAACACCTATTCTTTTTACAGCTGTAACTGATCCAGTAAAAGCTGGGATTGTTAATAGTATGGAACTTCCAGGCTCAAATTTAACTGGTACTACTGATCTCAATCCTGTGATAGAACAAATTAAATTAATTAGAGAATTTATTCCAGAAATTAAAAATTTAGGAGTTCTATACAATCCAGGTGAAATTAATTCAGTTGTTCAAATTGACCTAGTTAAACAAATAACTGATAAATTAGAAATCAAACTTCATCAAGGTACAGTTAGTAATAGTAGTGAAGTAAGTCTTGCTACTTCAGCTTTAATAGGTAATGTTGAAGCAATTTATATTCCAACTGATAATATAATAGTTTCTGCTTTACCTTCTGTTTTAAAACTAACTAATCAAAATAAAATTCCTGTATTCGCTTCAGAAAATGCTCATGTTAAACAAGGGGCAGTTGCAACTTTAGGAATTGATTATCGATTATTAGGTAAACAAACTGGAAAAATGGCAGCAAAAATACTAAAAGGAGAAAAAACTGCAAAAATGGCAGTGGAAAGTTCAAATAAATTAAAATTATACTTAAATACTAAAGCTGCTGAAAAATTGAAAATTAAAATACCAGAAGCAGTGCTTAAAAGAGCTGATATTATTTATAATAAATAA
- a CDS encoding sodium-dependent transporter: MEQNRDQWGSRLGFVLATIGSAVGLGNIWRFSYMAYENGGGAFLFPYIFALLTAGIPLLLLEMGFGFFTRKSAPSSFRKVSKKFEWVGWWSVLVAFTVVVYYIVIIAWSLLFVFKSFSLGWTANPETYFFGEFLNFSGSAFNLGGIQWPIFIALVAVWLINYFIIAGGVQKGIEKASKIFMPLLASMLLIIVIRGITLPGSMAGIKAFLAPDFSRIFELGIWLDAFGQVFFTLSLGFGIMIAYSSYLPKKSDVIKNGVIAAFADAIFAIIAGLGVFGILGYMAQAQGVSVAEVATSGIGLAFIAFPKAINLLPAVPQLFGLFFFLSLTVAGLSSSVSLIESVVSSLIDNFSLSRKKAVTMVSILGFLMGIPMVTQGGLAILDIFDHFVNIFGLLTVGFVEMLVLSYAFDLDKIKDNMNPSSDLQVGPIWKVLVKFVSPILIGFGLLQNVVSEFSTVYGGYALAEVITFGWVAVALVLLAAFYLGSRKDTII, translated from the coding sequence ATGGAACAGAATCGTGATCAATGGGGTAGTCGACTTGGATTTGTTTTAGCTACAATTGGTTCAGCAGTAGGTTTAGGTAATATTTGGCGTTTTTCTTATATGGCATATGAAAATGGGGGTGGAGCTTTTTTATTCCCATATATATTTGCTCTTTTAACTGCCGGTATTCCACTTTTATTATTAGAAATGGGTTTTGGTTTTTTTACTAGAAAATCTGCTCCAAGTTCATTTCGCAAAGTTTCCAAAAAATTTGAATGGGTAGGCTGGTGGTCAGTCTTAGTAGCCTTTACAGTTGTAGTTTATTATATTGTTATTATAGCGTGGAGTTTATTATTTGTCTTTAAATCATTTAGTTTAGGTTGGACTGCAAATCCAGAAACTTATTTCTTTGGCGAGTTTCTTAATTTTTCAGGTAGTGCTTTTAATTTAGGTGGTATTCAATGGCCTATTTTTATTGCTTTAGTTGCAGTTTGGTTAATTAACTATTTTATTATTGCAGGTGGAGTTCAAAAAGGGATAGAAAAAGCTAGTAAAATATTTATGCCTTTACTTGCTTCAATGCTTTTAATAATTGTAATTAGAGGAATAACTTTACCAGGATCAATGGCTGGAATCAAAGCATTTTTAGCACCTGATTTTAGTAGGATTTTTGAATTAGGTATTTGGTTAGATGCTTTCGGTCAGGTTTTCTTTACTTTAAGTCTTGGTTTTGGAATTATGATTGCTTATTCCAGTTATTTGCCTAAAAAATCAGATGTAATTAAAAATGGTGTAATAGCAGCTTTTGCTGATGCTATTTTTGCTATAATTGCTGGTTTGGGAGTTTTTGGTATTTTAGGTTATATGGCTCAAGCACAAGGAGTATCAGTTGCAGAAGTTGCGACTTCTGGTATTGGTTTAGCTTTTATTGCTTTTCCGAAAGCAATTAATCTTTTACCTGCCGTTCCCCAACTTTTTGGTTTATTTTTCTTTTTATCTTTAACAGTTGCTGGACTTTCTTCAAGTGTGTCTTTAATCGAGTCAGTTGTTTCATCTCTAATTGATAACTTTAGTTTAAGTCGGAAAAAGGCAGTTACAATGGTTTCAATTTTAGGTTTTTTAATGGGTATACCAATGGTAACTCAAGGTGGTTTAGCTATTTTAGATATTTTTGATCATTTTGTTAATATTTTTGGCTTATTAACAGTTGGATTTGTAGAAATGTTAGTTTTAAGTTATGCTTTTGATTTAGATAAAATTAAAGATAATATGAATCCTAGTTCTGATCTGCAGGTTGGACCAATTTGGAAAGTATTAGTTAAATTTGTTAGTCCGATTTTAATTGGTTTTGGTTTATTGCAAAATGTAGTTTCAGAATTTAGTACAGTTTATGGAGGTTATGCCTTAGCGGAAGTGATAACTTTTGGTTGGGTTGCTGTTGCCTTAGTTTTATTAGCTGCTTTTTATCTTGGAAGTAGAAAAGATACTATTATTTAA
- a CDS encoding ATP-binding protein translates to MKKNISLSILSGKGGTGKTTLAVNLALALDNVQLVDADVEEPNDYLFISPQIETKRKESVLRLIPEVNTEKCTACRKCVDFCQYNALALMLNNLLVFEEVCHSCGGCKLVCPENAISEKEKELGKIYHDRLEKIDFWQGELNTGEEKAVPIIRKLKTKINKNKKVIIDSPPGTTCPTIEAIIESDFTVIVTEPSVFGLHDLKMVVEMLNNLNQPFAVIINRAEKDSDYLIEDYCQQNGINILFKIPFSRKIAELYSVGKAFVTEIDGWRQKFKDLYNLILEEALKNERNNNN, encoded by the coding sequence GTGAAAAAAAACATATCTCTATCAATTTTAAGTGGAAAAGGAGGTACAGGTAAAACAACTTTAGCAGTCAATTTGGCATTAGCTCTTGATAATGTGCAGTTAGTTGATGCAGATGTAGAAGAGCCAAATGATTATTTGTTTATTTCACCTCAAATTGAAACTAAAAGAAAAGAATCAGTTTTAAGATTAATTCCAGAAGTAAATACTGAAAAATGTACAGCATGTCGTAAATGTGTTGATTTTTGTCAATATAATGCTTTAGCTTTAATGCTGAATAATCTTTTAGTTTTTGAGGAGGTTTGTCACAGCTGTGGAGGATGTAAACTTGTATGTCCGGAAAATGCAATTAGTGAAAAGGAAAAAGAATTAGGCAAAATCTATCATGATCGTTTAGAAAAAATTGATTTTTGGCAGGGAGAATTAAATACAGGTGAAGAAAAAGCAGTACCAATTATTAGGAAATTAAAAACTAAAATAAATAAAAATAAAAAAGTAATTATTGATTCTCCACCTGGAACTACTTGCCCTACTATTGAAGCAATTATTGAAAGTGATTTTACAGTAATTGTAACTGAACCTAGTGTTTTTGGTTTACATGACTTGAAAATGGTAGTTGAAATGTTAAATAATTTAAATCAGCCTTTTGCTGTTATAATCAATAGAGCTGAAAAAGATTCTGATTATTTAATTGAAGATTATTGTCAGCAAAATGGAATCAATATTTTATTTAAAATCCCTTTTTCTAGAAAAATAGCAGAGCTTTATTCTGTTGGTAAAGCATTTGTAACAGAAATTGATGGCTGGAGACAAAAGTTTAAAGATTTATATAATCTTATATTAGAGGAGGCCTTAAAAAATGAAAGAAATAACAATAATTAG
- a CDS encoding NifB/NifX family molybdenum-iron cluster-binding protein, which translates to MKKIAVPVQGNNVSTHFGHAPAFKIFSVEDNQIKKNEVLENPGHEPGLLPKLLSDAGAEVIIASGMGQKAITLFEKNKIEVICGAKGEALTAVENYLNNKLKTTDNACSH; encoded by the coding sequence ATGAAAAAAATAGCAGTGCCTGTGCAAGGAAATAATGTTTCTACTCATTTTGGTCATGCACCAGCTTTTAAAATTTTTAGTGTAGAAGATAATCAAATTAAAAAAAATGAAGTTTTAGAAAATCCAGGTCATGAACCAGGCTTATTACCTAAATTATTAAGTGATGCTGGAGCAGAAGTTATTATTGCATCTGGAATGGGACAAAAGGCAATTACACTTTTTGAAAAAAATAAAATTGAAGTTATTTGTGGGGCAAAAGGTGAAGCTCTAACAGCTGTCGAAAATTATTTAAATAATAAATTAAAAACTACTGATAATGCTTGTTCACATTAA